A window of the Candidatus Tisiphia endosymbiont of Dascillus cervinus genome harbors these coding sequences:
- the gyrB gene encoding DNA topoisomerase (ATP-hydrolyzing) subunit B yields the protein MSTNQQQLKSIAEVEYGADSIKVLKGLEAVKKRPGMYIGDTDDGSGLHHMIYEVVDNAIDEALAGHCDLIKVILNANGSVTVRDNGRGIPVDIHEEEGISAAEVIMTQLHAGGKFDQNSYKISGGLHGVGVSVVNALSEWLELRIWRDNKEYFIKFRDGAAETPLVLKGESVEKKGTEITFLPSITTFSSIEFNFATVEHRLRELAFLNSGVRILLKDHRFAEQQEVEFCFTGGVEAYVKYIDKAKTSLHKCISLNTNNQVTGITFELAMNWNDSYHENILCFTNNIRQRDGGTHLIAFKAALTRVVTTYIENTQLNKKNKVNFTGDDTREGLSCILSVKVPDPKFSSQTKDKLVSSEVRPIVESAVYTKILEWFEEHPSDAKIIINKIIEAATAREAAKRARELTRRKSALEISNLPGKLADCQEKDPALSELFIVEGDSAGGTAKQGRDRKFQAILPLRGKILNVERARFDKMLNSEQVGTLITALGTAIGNEDFSLDKLRYHKIIIMTDADVDGSHIRTLLLTFFYRHMRQLIDKGYLYIAQPPLYKVKKGNNELYLKNEQALQDYLVKSTISDATIMLYNGAEIIGNDLEGPIKAVIRFTTLLDQVSKKFNRQIAECLAIKGLLGNQIFDENKTNEINQALNILNLGDITPDKTDWQFIVNANNIEFFRFVRGVKESKILSKEQLESFEFIQLAKAFTPLVNLFIGQAKLLIKNQEFMITLPSMLLNYILEHGKKGIAIQRFKGLGEMNSDQLGETTLDPQKRTLLQVKINEQDSAEMIFSTLMGDFVEPRRQFIQANALNVVNLDV from the coding sequence ATGTCAACTAATCAACAACAATTAAAATCAATAGCAGAAGTAGAATATGGAGCTGACTCCATCAAAGTTTTAAAAGGTCTTGAGGCAGTTAAGAAAAGACCTGGTATGTATATTGGTGATACTGACGATGGTTCAGGATTACATCATATGATTTACGAAGTCGTTGATAACGCCATAGATGAAGCTTTAGCTGGTCACTGTGACCTAATTAAAGTAATCCTAAATGCTAACGGATCTGTAACAGTACGTGATAATGGACGTGGGATACCTGTTGATATTCACGAAGAAGAAGGTATATCAGCAGCTGAAGTTATTATGACCCAATTACATGCTGGTGGTAAGTTTGATCAAAATTCTTATAAAATATCTGGTGGATTGCATGGTGTTGGTGTATCTGTGGTAAATGCTCTGTCAGAATGGTTAGAACTTAGAATTTGGCGGGATAATAAGGAATATTTTATAAAATTTAGAGATGGGGCGGCTGAAACGCCACTTGTACTAAAAGGAGAGTCCGTAGAAAAAAAAGGCACTGAGATTACTTTCCTTCCATCTATTACCACTTTTAGCTCAATTGAATTTAATTTTGCTACTGTAGAGCATAGACTTAGAGAACTAGCCTTTTTGAATTCCGGTGTTAGGATATTACTAAAGGATCATCGTTTTGCTGAACAACAAGAAGTAGAGTTTTGTTTTACTGGTGGTGTAGAAGCTTATGTCAAATATATAGATAAAGCTAAAACTTCATTACATAAATGTATATCACTTAATACCAATAACCAAGTAACAGGGATTACTTTCGAACTAGCTATGAATTGGAATGATTCATATCATGAAAATATTTTATGTTTTACCAATAATATAAGGCAGCGTGATGGTGGTACGCACCTTATTGCCTTTAAAGCCGCTCTTACTAGAGTTGTCACAACTTATATTGAGAATACTCAGCTTAACAAAAAAAATAAAGTAAATTTCACTGGTGATGATACGAGAGAAGGTCTCTCATGTATTTTATCAGTAAAAGTACCAGACCCTAAGTTTTCTTCACAAACTAAAGATAAATTAGTTAGTTCTGAAGTTCGGCCTATCGTAGAAAGTGCCGTATATACTAAGATTTTAGAATGGTTTGAAGAACATCCTAGTGACGCAAAAATAATTATTAATAAAATTATTGAAGCTGCAACTGCTAGAGAAGCAGCAAAAAGAGCAAGGGAATTAACTCGTCGGAAATCGGCTCTTGAAATTTCTAACTTACCTGGGAAACTTGCCGATTGTCAAGAGAAAGACCCTGCTCTTTCAGAGTTATTTATTGTGGAAGGAGACTCTGCCGGTGGTACAGCAAAGCAGGGTAGAGATAGGAAATTTCAAGCAATCTTGCCACTGCGAGGTAAAATCTTAAACGTTGAAAGAGCTAGATTTGATAAAATGTTAAACTCTGAGCAAGTAGGGACTCTAATAACAGCTCTTGGCACTGCTATTGGTAATGAAGACTTTTCTTTGGATAAGTTAAGATATCATAAAATAATTATTATGACTGATGCTGATGTTGATGGTTCGCACATCAGAACCTTATTACTTACTTTCTTTTACCGGCATATGCGTCAATTAATTGATAAAGGATATCTATATATAGCTCAGCCGCCTTTATATAAAGTAAAAAAAGGTAATAACGAGCTTTACTTAAAAAATGAACAAGCTCTGCAAGATTATTTAGTCAAATCTACTATTAGTGATGCAACAATTATGCTGTATAATGGGGCAGAGATCATTGGTAATGATCTTGAGGGGCCAATAAAGGCGGTTATCAGGTTTACTACGTTACTTGACCAAGTAAGCAAAAAATTTAATAGGCAAATTGCAGAATGTCTAGCTATAAAAGGTTTATTAGGTAATCAAATATTTGATGAAAATAAAACGAATGAAATAAATCAGGCTTTAAATATTTTAAATCTTGGTGATATCACACCTGATAAGACAGACTGGCAGTTTATAGTTAACGCAAATAATATAGAATTTTTCCGTTTTGTTCGGGGGGTAAAAGAAAGTAAAATTTTATCAAAAGAACAGCTTGAGTCTTTTGAATTTATTCAGCTAGCTAAAGCATTTACCCCACTTGTAAATTTATTTATTGGACAAGCAAAGCTGTTGATCAAAAACCAGGAATTTATGATTACGTTACCTAGTATGTTGCTGAATTATATATTAGAACATGGTAAAAAAGGTATAGCTATTCAACGTTTTAAAGGTCTTGGAGAGATGAATTCCGATCAGTTAGGAGAGACAACATTAGATCCGCAAAAAAGAACTTTACTGCAAGTTAAAATAAATGAGCAAGATAGTGCCGAGATGATTTTTTCAACATTAATGGGAGATTTTGTTGAACCTAGAAGACAATTCATTCAAGCAAATGCTTTGAATGTAGTTAATTTAGATGTTTAA
- a CDS encoding DUF2608 domain-containing protein yields MKHFWFLKFNGYDVIALTSMGPNNPYFDQEQDRVDMLKDKGLLFDKRYHGQIKIDKQKRPQPKAIEGVIFARGYEKGLVLKAYLDQQHTAYSKIVVIDDKPQNLDSIEKHLENQIGKIVLVEYSYDKFVEQKFTNNISTLQQNFLKTQSIWLSDKQASVLLQMRNKAKVE; encoded by the coding sequence ATGAAACACTTTTGGTTTCTAAAGTTCAATGGTTACGACGTTATTGCCTTAACATCAATGGGACCAAATAATCCATATTTTGATCAGGAACAAGATCGTGTTGATATGCTTAAAGATAAAGGATTATTGTTTGATAAAAGATATCACGGTCAAATAAAAATTGATAAACAAAAAAGACCCCAGCCAAAAGCCATTGAGGGAGTTATTTTTGCAAGAGGATATGAAAAGGGATTAGTTCTCAAGGCATACCTTGATCAACAACATACTGCCTATAGCAAGATAGTGGTGATAGACGATAAACCTCAAAATTTAGATTCTATTGAAAAACACCTAGAAAATCAGATTGGTAAAATAGTGCTAGTAGAATATAGCTATGATAAATTTGTAGAACAAAAATTTACAAACAATATTTCTACTTTGCAGCAAAACTTTCTTAAAACTCAATCTATTTGGTTAAGTGATAAACAAGCCTCAGTTTTATTACAAATGAGGAATAAAGCCAAAGTTGAATAA
- a CDS encoding transposase — MSQKNYSLTYYAEHAKKCSHDVINRFLKNEKYTPSLLWEHIKDDVILSPNGYTIFDDTVLNKRNTKKIEIARSQYSGATGGITTGIGVVSLVYYNPDINKFWVIDYRIFSPEHDGATKVEHLLNMLNNAVYSKKIPFQTVLFDTWYATHKIMQHVDSLGKYYYAPIKANRNVTKTSSSKPYKAVSKLTFSDEEIKSGVEIHIKGFAKDKHVNLFKLTVSTNRVDYIVTNNKTQKSSKAVQDECGFRWVIESMHREIKQLTGIERCQCRKQRIQRNHISCAFLVWAFLKRTAHKIGKTVYQIKLGLLDHYMQQQLRSPSLRYLEPYIA, encoded by the coding sequence GTGAGTCAAAAGAATTATAGTTTGACCTACTATGCTGAACATGCCAAAAAATGTAGCCATGATGTTATTAATAGATTTTTAAAAAATGAAAAATATACACCTTCTTTGTTATGGGAACATATTAAGGATGATGTTATTTTATCGCCTAACGGATATACAATATTTGATGATACGGTGTTAAATAAAAGAAATACCAAGAAAATAGAAATTGCTAGATCACAGTACAGTGGGGCTACAGGTGGTATTACTACTGGTATAGGAGTAGTAAGTTTGGTATATTATAATCCGGATATTAATAAGTTTTGGGTAATAGATTACCGAATTTTTTCGCCCGAACATGATGGAGCGACAAAAGTAGAACACCTATTAAATATGTTAAATAATGCTGTGTATAGCAAAAAGATTCCTTTTCAAACTGTGCTTTTTGACACATGGTATGCTACGCATAAAATTATGCAACATGTTGATTCCTTGGGTAAATATTATTATGCTCCTATTAAAGCAAATAGAAACGTTACTAAAACTTCCTCTTCTAAGCCTTATAAAGCTGTTAGCAAGTTAACGTTTTCAGATGAGGAAATTAAGAGCGGAGTGGAGATTCATATAAAGGGCTTTGCAAAAGATAAGCATGTTAATTTGTTTAAACTTACTGTTTCTACCAACAGAGTTGATTATATTGTTACCAATAACAAAACTCAAAAATCTTCTAAAGCCGTACAAGATGAGTGTGGCTTTCGTTGGGTAATTGAGAGCATGCATAGAGAAATCAAGCAACTTACCGGTATAGAACGATGCCAATGCAGAAAACAACGCATCCAGCGTAATCACATTAGTTGTGCATTTTTAGTGTGGGCTTTTCTAAAAAGAACTGCACACAAAATAGGTAAGACGGTTTATCAAATAAAGTTAGGGCTTTTAGATCATTATATGCAACAGCAGTTACGTTCACCCTCTTTACGCTATTTAGAACCTTACATAGCGTAA
- a CDS encoding conjugal transfer protein, translating into MSFSLVRLILSFCFSTIVVSNSLAEDNRTIIKDYGVRGHTFPIIEQSLLEVIMTKLTLAKQKGLLDKMQDEFKKKVKEKVARPTAILGLHKATKDRSWTYDPTFTQKTSIKDQNGRIIVPAATRVNPLDSVSWGEPLILIDGDDQSQVVWAKSQQGIIVLTNGSPMELGKKLGQDIYFDQGGMLIERFKI; encoded by the coding sequence GTGAGTTTTAGTCTAGTGAGACTGATCTTAAGTTTTTGCTTTAGTACTATAGTTGTTTCTAATAGTTTAGCAGAGGATAATAGAACAATAATAAAAGATTATGGGGTTAGAGGTCATACTTTTCCAATCATTGAACAATCATTACTTGAAGTTATTATGACAAAACTTACATTAGCAAAACAAAAGGGTTTATTAGATAAAATGCAAGATGAATTTAAAAAAAAAGTAAAGGAGAAAGTAGCAAGACCTACTGCTATATTAGGGTTACATAAAGCGACCAAGGATAGAAGTTGGACTTATGATCCAACTTTTACACAAAAAACCAGCATAAAAGACCAAAATGGTAGAATAATAGTGCCAGCTGCTACTCGCGTTAATCCATTAGATAGTGTAAGTTGGGGTGAACCACTAATTTTAATTGATGGTGATGATCAAAGTCAGGTAGTTTGGGCTAAATCACAACAAGGAATAATAGTGTTAACCAATGGTAGTCCTATGGAATTAGGTAAAAAGCTAGGTCAGGATATTTACTTTGATCAGGGTGGAATGTTAATTGAACGTTTTAAGATTTAA
- the trbC gene encoding type-F conjugative transfer system pilin assembly protein TrbC, with the protein MKHFIILTLLGLLLSSFNIAAQSQIYIFVSFSMNDQALKSYYLEAQKIGAILVMRGLKDNSFFETKAKVDKLGISFNIDPNLFKQYQVTMIPAIIVDDGQGLIKKLTGHIPLLKAIEIMEKNIGKNLS; encoded by the coding sequence ATGAAACATTTTATAATACTAACATTACTAGGTTTGTTGTTAAGTAGTTTTAATATTGCAGCACAATCCCAAATTTATATTTTTGTATCATTTTCTATGAATGACCAAGCACTGAAAAGTTATTATTTAGAAGCACAAAAAATAGGGGCTATTTTAGTAATGCGAGGATTAAAAGATAATTCGTTTTTTGAAACTAAAGCAAAGGTTGATAAACTTGGTATTAGTTTTAACATTGATCCAAATTTGTTTAAGCAATATCAAGTAACAATGATACCAGCAATAATAGTTGATGACGGTCAGGGGTTGATCAAAAAATTGACAGGTCATATACCTTTACTGAAAGCTATAGAGATCATGGAGAAAAATATTGGGAAAAACTTGTCGTAA
- a CDS encoding conjugal transfer protein TraN: MGKTCRNWLIVIMVILWSMIKDLNCTLAYGMQNSYNQAEQYRNSLRLGNPDQTGNKVIFDKDANVSNLTNMRDHDLTNRGGHIINNSEEGKLLQQMEMKKIDAMQQYDLNTNNPLLINSQKIEADPLRHTEGSFSSSETISKTKISKSCKEGVEFEIDIIKQLVVECGLFEGWGEWQERSMPISEDDIDNTWTELKTKEYYYDKDNWWRAEYHRIKEEDGNVQQQLRAMIATQQHILLENIGEVKVGYSDEVTYIFHRITTPIATALNYKYREKIKEFKEKGEYWQVITEEAEKLAEENECHEISRRCLESGNKTFCDKYIISRPCWKEQIGYQCYSEPQDGCKHLKSQGCQLENSNCLKRTGNICLLWQKNYTCFGEKREISSSLKGATIFCLGGDCHTPTIEQNNDISNVGYLAMLNEMKKDMQTNPIYVFQGESNGCRKNIINFLNCCSSMKGWGKDLGLARCKAGEKALALKREKGQCHFIGTYCSERDPIFKKCLTKKSTYCCFNSKLARVFQEQGKRQLGIGFGSSEYPNCRGFTVDELQRIDFSKFDLEELFADLLIEAKNKMGKSFPQQLNNQMPVIQKQIPVNGKNHNPNLSY; this comes from the coding sequence TTGGGAAAAACTTGTCGTAATTGGTTAATAGTTATTATGGTTATTTTATGGTCAATGATCAAAGATTTAAATTGTACTTTAGCATATGGCATGCAAAATAGTTACAATCAGGCAGAGCAATATAGAAACAGCTTAAGGCTTGGTAATCCTGATCAAACTGGTAATAAGGTAATATTTGATAAAGATGCTAATGTATCAAACTTAACTAACATGAGAGATCATGATTTAACCAATAGAGGTGGGCATATTATAAATAATAGTGAAGAAGGTAAGCTGTTGCAGCAGATGGAGATGAAGAAAATTGATGCCATGCAACAATATGATTTGAACACTAACAATCCTTTACTAATTAACTCACAGAAAATTGAAGCTGATCCGTTAAGACATACTGAAGGTAGCTTTAGTTCCAGTGAAACAATTAGCAAAACCAAGATTAGTAAAAGCTGCAAGGAAGGTGTTGAGTTTGAGATAGATATCATCAAACAATTAGTCGTAGAATGTGGATTATTTGAAGGATGGGGAGAGTGGCAAGAACGAAGTATGCCGATAAGCGAGGATGATATTGATAATACTTGGACTGAACTAAAAACTAAGGAATATTATTACGATAAAGATAATTGGTGGAGAGCAGAATATCATAGAATAAAGGAAGAAGATGGTAATGTACAACAACAATTAAGAGCGATGATTGCAACTCAACAACATATCTTACTCGAAAATATTGGTGAGGTAAAAGTTGGATATAGTGATGAGGTAACATATATATTTCATCGTATAACCACGCCTATTGCTACGGCACTTAATTATAAGTATCGAGAAAAAATAAAAGAATTTAAAGAAAAAGGCGAATATTGGCAAGTTATCACTGAAGAAGCAGAAAAATTAGCAGAAGAGAATGAATGTCATGAAATAAGCCGAAGATGTCTTGAAAGTGGCAATAAGACATTTTGTGATAAATATATTATAAGCCGCCCATGTTGGAAGGAACAAATTGGTTATCAATGTTATTCTGAACCACAAGATGGTTGTAAACATTTAAAATCCCAAGGATGCCAATTAGAAAATAGTAATTGTTTAAAAAGAACCGGTAATATCTGCTTATTATGGCAAAAAAATTACACATGTTTTGGAGAGAAAAGAGAGATAAGTTCTTCTTTAAAAGGTGCAACTATTTTCTGTCTTGGTGGAGATTGTCATACACCTACTATTGAGCAAAATAATGACATATCAAATGTTGGTTATTTAGCCATGTTAAATGAGATGAAGAAAGATATGCAAACTAATCCGATTTATGTCTTTCAAGGAGAATCAAATGGCTGTCGGAAAAATATTATTAATTTCCTTAATTGTTGTTCATCGATGAAAGGTTGGGGAAAGGATTTGGGACTAGCTAGATGCAAAGCAGGGGAAAAAGCTCTTGCCTTAAAGCGAGAGAAAGGACAATGCCATTTTATCGGCACTTATTGCAGCGAGCGAGATCCAATATTTAAGAAATGTTTAACTAAAAAGTCGACTTATTGTTGTTTTAACTCCAAGCTTGCACGGGTTTTTCAAGAGCAAGGTAAAAGACAGCTTGGTATTGGTTTTGGCTCCAGCGAATATCCAAATTGTCGTGGATTTACCGTAGATGAATTACAAAGAATAGATTTTTCAAAGTTTGATTTAGAAGAATTATTTGCTGATTTATTGATAGAAGCTAAAAATAAGATGGGCAAAAGTTTTCCACAGCAGCTGAATAATCAAATGCCGGTAATACAGAAGCAAATACCTGTTAATGGTAAGAATCATAACCCTAACCTATCATATTGA
- a CDS encoding conjugal transfer protein TraF has product MMNWFIKIIAVLTLINYWQTELLADTTEIENTMLMQKENDSKDWLNKPQGFLWYNEKQMQESPSHSKSKLSSEVKQEPHDQRIEALKQQFNRSQRIALDNPTLENVIKAQRLQKIIMEKSQKFAAMWQLATLIDPSLTNANEPVNSLHKRLYQELLEQNNGQKLQSWGLILQVNNKCPYCHAFVPIVHQFANKYGFQLLLVSNSGANFQNIKTTADTGLLQALNPENVVPVLYLVSDNGKRIYPIARSLVSDDKIIENIIAIDLHYQNLAKSKNNGKKY; this is encoded by the coding sequence ATAATGAATTGGTTCATAAAAATAATAGCTGTTTTGACTTTAATCAATTATTGGCAGACAGAATTATTGGCTGATACAACAGAGATAGAAAATACAATGCTGATGCAAAAAGAAAATGACAGTAAAGATTGGTTAAACAAACCACAAGGGTTCTTGTGGTATAATGAGAAACAAATGCAAGAATCACCATCACATTCTAAGTCAAAATTATCATCGGAAGTCAAACAAGAACCTCATGATCAAAGAATAGAAGCTCTAAAGCAGCAATTTAACAGATCTCAACGTATAGCACTGGATAATCCAACTTTAGAGAATGTAATCAAGGCTCAAAGATTGCAAAAAATAATAATGGAGAAGTCACAAAAATTTGCTGCTATGTGGCAATTAGCAACTTTAATTGATCCTAGTTTAACTAACGCTAACGAACCAGTTAACAGCTTACATAAAAGATTATATCAAGAATTACTTGAGCAAAATAATGGTCAAAAGTTACAGAGTTGGGGACTGATTTTACAGGTAAATAACAAGTGTCCTTATTGTCATGCTTTCGTTCCTATTGTTCATCAATTTGCCAATAAATATGGTTTTCAGTTATTGTTGGTCTCTAACAGTGGTGCGAATTTCCAAAATATTAAGACTACAGCAGATACAGGATTATTACAAGCTTTAAATCCTGAAAATGTTGTGCCGGTATTATACTTGGTTTCTGATAATGGCAAGAGGATATATCCAATTGCTAGAAGTTTGGTTTCTGATGATAAAATAATAGAAAATATTATAGCAATTGATCTGCATTATCAAAATTTAGCAAAAAGTAAAAATAATGGTAAAAAATATTAG
- a CDS encoding conjugal transfer protein TraG N-terminal domain-containing protein, with product MMDYVIHTFGGGDILWHIFNGIGRVFASDSEYFTPVGKFALTLGGIWAATRAIFKGNIGIFAMEWFFPSFFIFIFLFTPKATIWLKDEVSMNAPVKIDNIPIGIAFFASSASKISYSLSEMLEKHLLPADEGLSNRKNGIMFGAKAIGKIKDIQIEDPITLTNSKEFLRQCFIKPYVIGNILGKKGAAQKTNDIIGFIEQNMPNNFGIYYKDPSNSAISFKNCRQVTPLIKAAINKELHEGLLTKFASSIGVQSDRPEQLNQRLKAMTGDTLKYLKKEQTDIHQWMKQAMLLNANRESYDDWREKFSLARIYPQLVSMNATRGLFQQLFSYLVAGEMAATIMPILQSVFFALVTCMIFIVFPMSMLPGGFNILKTWLLLIIWVASWSVFFTIIHCLGMISLAGKSSSSGLTGLNILSQGSFSEMILHSYATFQMLATCVPMLSWAVLKGCVHATTTLANQFSPISVASGIGANIADNNISMDNYNIGNRTIAQQSLTPTLQMAGGIIDDGGMRVTSTDSGKQMLTESVDSLVNNYRSSKLLQDSYQSQFTNSQSYLDGLTDRYSDLTTTGESLATEIGKRLSYEEAKSIGITDSQYLALQQTNSDSESATEHTSNSNRKGTSTNAEASIGGNVGIGIGVKVGSENRHEQDQGKTVNQQQSYNEALSKIKSATKEGRLNQSNSDVQSLSNNLNSNFSEQQSVGQEIARTKQNMEQLSYNVNYVSQNSASIDRNLNEPVLDSIVAKNIPGVTSKEQAARWASTHQKEAEQIALDIAKINNIVPKALSSNSSSNIPSKQELRLAFDKNTKQLNDQAIIDNRKNDIYDKSVEQVLINNTTEYEGEKVKTLNQLPDKIKDKTQQIQDEFNKVSDSTIVRTAQQVADNLEISQEAIKKRNIKLLGYKNDDEN from the coding sequence ATTATGGATTACGTAATACATACATTTGGTGGTGGAGATATATTATGGCATATATTTAATGGCATAGGTAGAGTATTTGCTTCAGATAGCGAATATTTTACCCCGGTAGGTAAGTTTGCTTTAACCTTGGGAGGTATTTGGGCTGCAACTAGAGCTATTTTTAAAGGCAATATTGGTATTTTTGCCATGGAGTGGTTTTTTCCATCTTTTTTTATTTTTATTTTTTTATTCACGCCAAAAGCCACTATATGGTTAAAAGATGAGGTATCAATGAATGCTCCTGTTAAAATTGATAATATTCCAATTGGCATTGCTTTTTTTGCTTCCAGTGCATCAAAAATCAGTTATTCTTTATCAGAGATGCTAGAAAAGCATCTTTTGCCTGCAGATGAGGGATTATCTAATAGAAAAAATGGTATTATGTTTGGTGCTAAAGCTATAGGTAAAATCAAAGATATCCAAATAGAAGATCCAATAACTTTAACCAATAGTAAAGAGTTTTTACGACAATGTTTTATAAAACCTTATGTTATCGGTAATATTTTAGGTAAAAAAGGAGCAGCACAAAAAACAAACGATATAATTGGTTTTATAGAACAAAACATGCCAAATAATTTTGGTATTTATTATAAAGATCCAAGTAATTCTGCTATTAGTTTTAAAAATTGTAGGCAAGTAACGCCATTAATCAAGGCAGCTATTAATAAAGAGTTACATGAAGGATTACTAACTAAATTTGCCTCTAGCATAGGGGTGCAATCTGATAGACCAGAACAGTTAAACCAAAGATTAAAAGCTATGACCGGCGATACGCTGAAATATCTCAAAAAGGAACAAACAGATATTCATCAATGGATGAAACAAGCAATGTTGTTAAATGCTAATCGGGAATCATATGATGATTGGCGGGAAAAGTTCTCGCTAGCTAGAATATATCCGCAATTAGTATCAATGAACGCCACTAGAGGCTTATTTCAACAATTATTTTCCTATTTAGTAGCCGGAGAAATGGCAGCAACTATTATGCCAATATTGCAGTCAGTATTTTTTGCACTTGTGACCTGCATGATCTTTATAGTATTTCCAATGTCAATGCTGCCGGGTGGCTTTAATATCCTAAAAACCTGGTTATTATTGATAATCTGGGTTGCTAGTTGGTCAGTATTTTTTACCATCATTCATTGTTTGGGAATGATTAGTTTAGCTGGTAAATCTAGCTCTAGTGGATTAACTGGTTTAAATATCTTATCCCAAGGAAGTTTTTCTGAAATGATACTGCATAGTTACGCTACCTTCCAGATGTTAGCTACTTGCGTCCCCATGTTATCTTGGGCAGTATTAAAGGGATGTGTTCACGCTACCACCACGCTTGCTAACCAATTTTCCCCAATATCAGTGGCAAGTGGCATAGGAGCAAACATTGCTGATAATAATATTTCCATGGATAACTATAATATCGGCAATAGAACAATTGCCCAGCAGAGTTTAACCCCAACTCTACAAATGGCAGGAGGTATTATAGATGATGGAGGCATGAGAGTTACCAGCACCGATAGTGGCAAGCAAATGCTTACTGAGTCAGTAGATTCACTGGTAAATAATTATCGCTCCTCTAAATTATTACAAGATAGCTATCAAAGTCAGTTTACCAACTCACAAAGCTATCTTGATGGATTAACTGATAGGTACAGTGATCTGACAACAACAGGAGAATCTTTAGCAACTGAGATAGGTAAGAGATTAAGTTATGAGGAAGCTAAATCTATAGGAATTACTGATAGTCAGTATTTAGCCCTGCAGCAAACGAATTCAGATAGCGAGTCTGCTACAGAACATACTTCTAATAGCAATAGAAAAGGAACTAGTACTAATGCAGAGGCAAGTATAGGTGGAAATGTTGGGATAGGCATAGGAGTTAAGGTTGGATCAGAAAATAGACATGAGCAAGATCAAGGAAAAACCGTAAATCAGCAACAATCATATAATGAAGCGTTATCGAAAATTAAGAGTGCTACTAAAGAAGGCAGACTTAATCAATCTAACAGTGACGTGCAATCACTAAGTAATAATCTTAATAGTAACTTCTCTGAGCAACAATCTGTTGGACAAGAAATAGCTAGAACTAAACAAAATATGGAGCAGCTTAGTTATAATGTGAATTATGTATCACAAAACTCTGCTTCAATTGACCGTAATTTAAATGAACCAGTACTGGACAGCATAGTAGCAAAAAATATTCCTGGAGTTACCAGTAAAGAGCAAGCAGCTAGATGGGCAAGTACGCACCAAAAAGAAGCAGAGCAAATAGCTTTAGATATAGCTAAAATTAATAATATTGTACCTAAAGCTCTTAGTTCTAACAGTAGTAGTAATATTCCATCTAAACAAGAACTACGATTAGCTTTTGATAAAAATACCAAGCAATTAAATGATCAAGCTATTATTGATAATAGAAAAAATGACATTTATGATAAGAGTGTAGAACAAGTGCTGATAAATAATACAACTGAATATGAAGGAGAAAAAGTAAAAACTCTTAATCAGTTACCTGATAAAATAAAAGATAAAACTCAGCAAATTCAGGATGAATTTAATAAGGTTTCAGACTCTACAATTGTTAGAACCGCCCAGCAAGTAGCAGATAATCTTGAAATCAGTCAAGAAGCTATTAAGAAGAGAAATATAAAACTACTAGGATATAAAAATGATGATGAAAATTAA